A window of the Sabethes cyaneus chromosome 1, idSabCyanKW18_F2, whole genome shotgun sequence genome harbors these coding sequences:
- the LOC128739555 gene encoding lachesin-like, whose translation MMRLPRLDLLTICCLIAVNLCASQQAAPTIASISPEQIKDIGDSVTLECDITNVGKFTVGWQKTNRERSQNVNTISLGPTLAVAEERFNLSVDKENNTMKYKLTISDIVNTDAGLYECQIQVNSTNKVTATVELQVRHPPLLQDNLAATTVTKAEGEDVKLSCSAEGYPRPAITWKREYGAILPIGGQSYAGSELSLTSLTKEDRGTYFCLADNGVGKPDSKTINLEVEFAPVISIPRPKVAQATEYDIELECVVQAFPSPSVSWFKNGHPIHNGGSFSISQTGQPDDLTTSVLKVNSVESSHYGDYICKASNKVGHSEARLNLYESIIPVSY comes from the exons ATGATGCGCCTACCACGATTGGATTTATTAACGATATGCTGCTTGATCGCCGTGAACCTGT gCGCTTCGCAGCAAGCCGCTCCAACCATAGCCTCTATTTCCCCTGAGCAGATCAAGGACATCGGCGATAGTGTTACGTTAGAATGCGATATTACCAACGTAGGCAAATTCACCGTTGGATGGCAGAAAACCAATCGTGAGCGGTCACAAAATGTTAACACTATTTCGTTGGGTCCAACGCTAGCCGTTGCAGAAGAGAGATTTAATTTAAGCGTCGATAAGGAAAATAATACGATGAAGTATAAACTGACG ATCAGTGACATCGTCAATACGGACGCCGGCCTGTACGAATGTCAGATTCAGGTGAACAGTACCAATAAAGTGACCGCTACGGTTGAACTGCAGGTCCGTCATCCGCCGTTGCTGCAGGATAATCTCGCCGCCACTACTGTTACGAAAGCGGAGGGCGAAGACGTCAAACTGAGCTGTTCGGCAGAGGGTTATCCGCGTCCCGCGATTACCTGGAAGCGAGAATATGGAGCTATTCTACCAATCGGTGGTCAAAGTTACGCCGGTAGCGAGCTGTCGTTAACCTCACTAACCAAGGAAGATCGCGGAACGTATTTCTGTCTCGCCGACAATGGTGTTGGAAAGCCCGATTCAAAAACGATCAATCTAGAGGTGGAATTCGCACCGGTCATTTCTATCCCTCGGCCAAAAGTAGCACAGGCTACTGAGTATGACATCGAGTTGGAGTGCGTAGTACAGGCCTTCCCATCACCATCGGTTTCATGGTTCAAGAATGGACATCCCATCCACAATGGCGGCTCGTTTAG CATCTCACAAACTGGACAACCGGATGATTTGACCACCTCGGTGTTGAAAGTTAACTCAGTTGAAAGCTCACACTATGGCGATTACATCTGCAAAGCTTCGAACAAAGTGGGTCATTCTGAGGCAAGGCTGAATCTATATG AATCGATTATTCCAGTAAGCTACTGA